A region of the Desulfovibrio litoralis DSM 11393 genome:
CTATCTTGATTTTTATTTTTTAGAAATAAGACAATGGTTATAACTTATATTTAACTAATTAATTATATTAATTATATTAATTATGTCCATCTAATAATTGTTGTTTTCTCATGCGAGCCATCCATACGGTACAGGCAGCACTCATAATAGCAACAACAAGAAGATAGATACAAAGGAACCAAGGTTGGTGGTCGTTCCATTCTGTTAAAGTAATAGCAATCATTGGAGTAAGACCCGATGCAAAAATAGCTGTAAATTGATAAACAAAAGAGATACCAGAATAACGCACAGAAGCATCAAAACTTTCAGAGAATAAACCGGCCATTGTGCCAAATACAGCAGCATGGAAGATACCAAAAGGTATACCTAATGCTAATGTAACTAGCATGAAGTGATCAGGGTAGTTATTCAGAATCCAAAAAGCCGGAAAACTTAAAATACCTACCATCAATGCCGAACCACCATAAATTTTTGCTTTACCTATTTTATCAGCAACAGCACCCCAAAAAGGAATACACAGCGTCATAACAATAGCCGCAATCATCAAGGAGCTTAGGGCTACGTCTCGGTGAATATTATGGGTTGTTGTTAAATATGTTAAAGAATACACACCAAATACGTTAAAAGAGACACCGTCGATAAAACGTGCCCCCATACAAGCAATCATCATCTTAGGATAACGCTTAAACGCATCTAAAAGAGGATATTTCACTTCTGGTCTTTGTTCTTTAGCTTCTTTAAAATCTTGAGTTTCATGTATAGAGCTTCTCATATAAGAACCAACAGCCAGAAGCACCGCACTCGCAATAAACGCAAGGCGCCAACCCCAGCTTAAAAACGCTTCATCACTTAAAGTAGCAGAGAGAAGAGCAATAACACCAGTAGCGAGTAATAAGCCTAACGACATACCAATTTGCGGTAAACTACCATAAAACGCACGTTTGCTCGCTGGAGCAGATTCAAAAGACATTAAAACAGCCCCACCCCATTCGCCACCTAAGCCCAAACCTTGAGCTAAACGACAAATAATAAGTAAAATAGGAGCCCATATACCGATCTGTTCATAGCTTGGAATCAAACCAATACCAACAGTTGCAACACCCATAATTTGTAAGGTCAAAATAAGTACTTTTTTTCTACCTATTTTATCGCCAAAGTGTCCAAAAACAATACCACCCAAAGGGCGAGCCACAAAGCCTATAGCAAAAGTAGCAAAAGCCAATAAAGTTCCAACGGTTGGGTCAAAAGATGGAAAGTATAAGTGGTTAAAAAATAAACTAGCCACAACGCCGTATAAAAAGAAGTCATACCATTCTATAACAGCCCCTAATATAGATGATATTACAATTTTACGAAGGTTTTTATCTTGGTCAAATTCGGTAGTATTGCTCATATTTTATTTCCTTTTTTATTTCCTTTTATCGATAGTTTAAAGAATTAATTTGTTATGCCAAGTAGTTTTGCGGCGTTATTATACATAATATTTTCTAAAACATCTTTTTTAAACGCTAAACTCTTAT
Encoded here:
- a CDS encoding MFS transporter yields the protein MSNTTEFDQDKNLRKIVISSILGAVIEWYDFFLYGVVASLFFNHLYFPSFDPTVGTLLAFATFAIGFVARPLGGIVFGHFGDKIGRKKVLILTLQIMGVATVGIGLIPSYEQIGIWAPILLIICRLAQGLGLGGEWGGAVLMSFESAPASKRAFYGSLPQIGMSLGLLLATGVIALLSATLSDEAFLSWGWRLAFIASAVLLAVGSYMRSSIHETQDFKEAKEQRPEVKYPLLDAFKRYPKMMIACMGARFIDGVSFNVFGVYSLTYLTTTHNIHRDVALSSLMIAAIVMTLCIPFWGAVADKIGKAKIYGGSALMVGILSFPAFWILNNYPDHFMLVTLALGIPFGIFHAAVFGTMAGLFSESFDASVRYSGISFVYQFTAIFASGLTPMIAITLTEWNDHQPWFLCIYLLVVAIMSAACTVWMARMRKQQLLDGHN